Below is a genomic region from Osmia bicornis bicornis chromosome 3, iOsmBic2.1, whole genome shotgun sequence.
ctaaattTGTAGCATCATCAATGTCTCCACCCCAAATTAATATCCCACAAAATGTTATttgtaattatgaaaaaaaattcctaaaattatattacacgCGTATAAGACAATGAAGCAATAATTTGAGGAATGCGGAACATTCAAATGATTAGCACCTATGAAGTCATTAAATGCCAACCGCTAGTCACCGGCACCATTGGCTACTTTCCATTCAAAACAACGTAATATCATCCAAATCATTCAGCTTCAACATTCTCGAATCAAGACACTCTTTGTagagaaatttaaaatcaagtcacttttgttttcaattggtcgtgatttatttatttacaaaagtgACGAGATGAAAAGCGTGAGTCATTGCATAATAGGAGCAATGTAGATTTATTGCTTGCGCATTGCCTTTCCCTTTGCACACGTGCATGTGCTCACCCATTGAAAACGTAATTCCTCTGTCcaataaaaaatgtatcgaGCATTTAGTATATTATCAAACGTAAATATACTTTTGAATATACTTTTACGATCATATCAGGATTTtccaaaaaaagaaagaaaaaaatggtGACCCTAGTTCTCACCCCCTACCCGTAGGCGTCCTCGGGTAGGGGTCTAATATGCACCCGTGTGCATATTATCTGGTTCCGTTTCACCATTGTACTCGACATTACTCACGTAACGTCCTTTCGGATAGTTAATGCTGGTTACGTGATTCAATCATGTGCATCGTGTCTCTGAATTAATGTCACACGAAGTAGTTATCATACAGTTACGAGAAATAATGACTGCCTTTTAattttcgacaatttttttttctgccACAAAAACGTATGATCTAAATCatagattattattaatatgaaatttaacttataattttttatccaatcataagaaaataaatgtagTGACGTCGAGAAACTAATTTTTTAGATATTAAAGCTGGTACATTCGATACCAAGTGGTACTTACTATTAATGTAATTACCGATGTtggataaaattttatttacgatcGTCGATGTATCTGTACCTAATGCGTTCTATCTCATTTACTTTTCCTCCTATAACTTAGAAAGCCCACCTGTTGAAATCGaccttctctctttctacAGCTACGTATAAAACCCATAAAAAGTGAAAATCTAACGTACAGAGATCATTGCATTCTTTTATGCCTCTTTAAACACAAATTCAATgttatcaataaaataaaattccaaagAGAGACTATCGATTCAAAACCACCCTATATAAATCCTTGCATTAATCTTCATGGAACTGTTTAATCAATATTCAGTGAATAATTAGATACATtcatgtaaatataataaataagtGACTATAATATACAGCAATATATCTATGTATAAACATGACTCGTTTGCAGAATTATTATTACCACGAGGTAAACCACAATGATAGTTTCAATGTATCTAGCACACGATATTCACTTTCATACGGGAGATAAATATCGCTTTCAAATTTCTAATCGATAGATGGCTCGAAGTTTTACCGTTTAATGGATCTGCATTAATCAAATGATAAAATTGCACTGACGTTGATAAATAGTAAAATTACTTTTACATTCAGATTAATCGTCTATTAGTAATCTGGGTCGTCGACccagatttattaaaaataaagttttaaatattatttgataTAATCAACTGAGCAATTGATGATATAacagaaatagtaataaatatctcataaggagaactacccaagtgttacactcacttattaatgaaactttgccagcttgtagagctcgtcgaactgaacacgcctatactcCGTTTTGTGGGCAGACgactaattgtttaaaagatattaataattaaagttagttactacTTACATTGAGAAGTATGACATACTCATacatacaactcgcaatctagagatccACGGTTTAAATCCTtgattcccaacatttttttttttttttaatgataatttgtctctttttgaataactattacataaaaattatcattaaaaaaaagggtCACGTTTGGTTTATTGTACGCACTAAAATTTTAAGTTGGGAATGCAGACCATGACCTTCCGCTTCTTACACCAATtataatgtactttttgtggtATCATGTGATTACAAAAATACGTCCATTATTGACCGAGTTAACTCGATCAATGAAGAAACGGAACGACGTTGTGGTCACGTTAATGATTTCTTCACCAAACGGAAACAAAATATACATACACgtttatacattttttcacatatgtataaatacatataatatttataaatttccaTATAGATTATGTTTGACAACAGCCGTAATTGCTGACTTcgattacaaaatttcataaatatgagttatcataaaattgaaaaaaaaaaatatgtatacacaCTACGAGATTTGAACTCGCGAACCTTTGTTATGGAATCTGTCATTTTATCATTAAGCCAAATTATATGGACTAaagatttaatttaaatataaatcaaatttgtgcgaatttttaataattatgtcATGCAACTTTACAGACTTGTAGATTTTGATGTCCTGTATTATTACGCGAAATTTAAGTTATATTACTGAGTTCATTGTCGTGCATTCCTTCTGTTAACCTAAAACTATTCGTAGGTATCTGTTTACATGGAACGCCCAAGCACTTATGTGTCAGTCGGTAAAAGTGGTTTGCACAAAATCATGCGGAAAGACAGCACGTTCATACGTATACTATCAAGGAATGTGCTAGCGTAGAAACAAGACGTGGTGAGAGTACGGAAACTTGGGTAGCCGCCAATTTATACAACATCCAATTGCGCTATACGAGGATTTTGCTCTTTTCGAGTTCCCTGACTTACTCAGTGCGAACCATAAACCCGCTCAATTTTCTACGACTGTAAATTGATACATTGCCTAATAGATTGAATtacgagaaaatgaaaagttaattaaatcaataccGATTAAGGTCAATGATTCGACCGAGTCAGAATAACAGAAATGACAGGCTTGTGAATCATTCTCATAAATTTGATATTCTATCAGGTGGAAATCGAAGGTAAAACCTATCGACCTAATTCGTATCTGTTTCTCTGCCAGTACCGTGTATCAATAATAGTTTTTCAACGCAACCATACTACCTGTTAAACAAGAATTCCACTAGCTACCGTAGGTATGTCCTAGATGGAGAATACGTAACCTgacgtatttttaattacttaggTGACATTTAAAATCGCAAGATATGTGTTGTCGTATAATTTGACAGGCGAGAGAAAAATGTTCGTACGGTCTGTTCTGTTACTCACCGAAAGCAATTCCTCGAGGCAAACGAACCGACGAGCGGTGTGTATCCTTTCGATGCTCCGGAACTAACCAAAAATCGTATCCACGTGTACGAAACGAAACCAATCACGACACTGTACCACTCACTGAATCCGTAAACGGCGCGCAATCGGATGACACTTTCGACGCGCGATTTTACGGCTATGGAATCTCGTCACGTCGCGCGTTTTCTCAGGAAACGGTACAAACGCTCATATTGCTGCTTCGCAGAATGAATTACCAGCTTCCCTCTCTGATCCCAACGATGGGCGTGGTTTATAAACCGACGACGCGCGAACAAACACGACATGCACGAACAGCGACCATTGGTAGAACGACAGACTGATTCACACTTGGACGAAGAATGTACGGCGAATTAGAGTTTCGCGCAAAATTTGAACCGAATATTTATCACACTACACAATAAGTTCatggaaaattagaaaatccatctattattattaatattgtaaattgtaaaatacTTTTTATGAAGTAAAATCTGtagcatttttattttctaattgtgAAAACATTTTGCtctaaaatatatttattgctGTATACCGCTTACACGAATGTGAATAGAACTTTGTCCCTGAAGAACTGCTGTATAATgtcaatttattaaaatttagttTATAACTGACAATTtagtatattattaaatatgcaCTCGCACGCGCTTCAGAATAaggtataatattatttaaaatgcaaTCGCATTGGTGATATTCACGGAATTAATGTATGTACATGTAAACCGTGCATATGCAAATATAACCTCTGAggagaattatttaaaaaagagcATAAGCTTTTACATTTTAAAGAATATTTGATTATTGTGCAAATTACTATTAATGGCGTAaatgagaaaatgaaaaattgtattttttatatttgcattacatGTATTTTTTAAGGAAAATGGATGTCTCATTTTCTGTTCTAGAGTGAAGATAAATTGAGTGTGGAAGAAAAATGGAAGtaagtattaatatattactTAAATCGCTCAAGTAACTgggaataaattatgttttctaTACAGAAGATTTTGTTAAATTACATAATGAAAAGTCTTACTTTAATGATGTTTGATATTTTGTTTGCAGCATATACGAAAAACAGCACCATGGACACGAATCAATGCATGCAAAGATGTTACTTGTTTTATTAGTAACTGTATTAGTGGTACAAATTATTATAGTTGAATGGAAAAAAATACATTACAAATCCTACCAGGTAAGTGGAtctttttgaaaatatataaaggATTTAATACAACATAAGCCTAACTGTAAAGCAATTACTTTTGAGTAAGTAGCACTTCATTATGTCACAATTAATTCCTCATTATTTTAGCCTATCACTGATAATTTCAGGGAACTGACATAAATTGAGCTAATGTAGTTTCATTGATGAATGATTCTGGAGCATGTAGCCAAAaaaatttctgtttcttttacaCCAGTTAGGCTGGTGTTGCAATGAATGCCATATATAatctaattaatttacattaacCTATATTAAATGTGTTTTCCAGCTTATTACCTTAGTTGCCATGTGGATTATTCCATTTGGATTaagtttaaaaaatcattGGTGGAGGTTTATATTTCTTTGGTTGGTATCATCCTGTATAACAGGATTAGTAGTACGAAAGGCTGTTCAAAAACCTATAGCAGGTACAACACCAAGGTACGTTTACTATTATTGATACATGTATAGtattctatatattttttaccgaatttctttttttatagaTTGGTGTACAAAtggtttctttttatttataaactaaGTTACGTGTTGGGTATTATAAGTTACATTATATTGTTAGCTACATTTTTTGGTTTAAATCTTGTATTTGAAGTGAAACCTCAAGTGTGGATGGATTGTGGTATGCTTTTGTTGTTTTATGGTCTTTATTTCGGAGTATTAGGGAGAGACGTCGCAGAGATTTGTGCGGATAAAATGGCTTCACATGTTGGGGTATGtaaaaatacaataagaaTTAAATCCATTGAATCTCTCTcactattttaaaattttaagattctagaattcaaaaatttaaatattccgggattttttaatttgcagTATTATGTGCCAGGACATATGCCAACAAGGACCTTAGAGCCTGGTGTGTGTGCTGTATGTGGAAACAGACTTTTAGTGTCAGAAAATGAACCCGGTGTTATCGAGAATACATACAAGCTTAGTTGTGAACACGTGTTCCACGAATTTTGTATTAGAGGATGGTGCATCGTAGGAAAGCAGCAGACGTGTCCATATTGCAAAGAAAAAGTGGATTTAAAGAAGATGTTTTGCAATCCGTatcctttctttttaattgttgatattacttttattatttagtgAACTATACATTCCTTAATAATGCGTAAAGATGGGAACGACCTCACGTCTTGTACGGTCAGTTACTAGACTGGATCAGGTGGTCGATCGCCTGGCAACCGTTAATTTTGTTTCTTGTTCAAGGTATCAATTGGGGCCTAGGCCTCGAGTAAGTAATAGGGTATTTGAATTGCACTTACATCACCATTGTGTTTCCGTCAAACTAATTTATGTAAACAAACAAGTATCTGTTTGTATTTTTCTACGCAACAGTTGCTATTacatttgttatttataacaaCGAAATCCA
It encodes:
- the LOC114879611 gene encoding RING finger protein 121 isoform X1 → MHSHALQNKSEDKLSVEEKWNIYEKQHHGHESMHAKMLLVLLVTVLVVQIIIVEWKKIHYKSYQLITLVAMWIIPFGLSLKNHWWRFIFLWLVSSCITGLVVRKAVQKPIAGTTPRLVYKWFLFIYKLSYVLGIISYIILLATFFGLNLVFEVKPQVWMDCGMLLLFYGLYFGVLGRDVAEICADKMASHVGYYVPGHMPTRTLEPGVCAVCGNRLLVSENEPGVIENTYKLSCEHVFHEFCIRGWCIVGKQQTCPYCKEKVDLKKMFCNPWERPHVLYGQLLDWIRWSIAWQPLILFLVQGINWGLGLEITDDSTGHTNKTRLEVDIR
- the LOC114879611 gene encoding RING finger protein 121 isoform X2 encodes the protein MHSHALQNKSEDKLSVEEKWNIYEKQHHGHESMHAKMLLVLLVTVLVVQIIIVEWKKIHYKSYQLITLVAMWIIPFGLSLKNHWWRFIFLWLVSSCITGLVVRKAVQKPIAGTTPRLVYKWFLFIYKLSYVLGIISYIILLATFFGLNLVFEVKPQVWMDCGMLLLFYGLYFGVLGRDVAEICADKMASHVGYYVPGHMPTRTLEPGVCAVCGNRLLVSENEPGVIENTYKLSCEHVFHEFCIRGWCIVGKQQTCPYCKEKVDLKKMFCNPWERPHVLYGQLLDWIRWSIAWQPLILFLVQGINWGLGLE